Proteins encoded by one window of Aphis gossypii isolate Hap1 chromosome X, ASM2018417v2, whole genome shotgun sequence:
- the LOC126552565 gene encoding uncharacterized protein LOC126552565, with protein sequence MSTVMLATAAVYVHDADGQPERCRAILDSGSQLNFITSACAQRLRLKRTNVSLAISGVGTMSSSTIRLMPSTISSFCQNYHSSVEFHSLPSITDKLPCQMFGLDQLNIPDNVKDNLADPQLNVPGVVDILFGAEVFYDIFLGERLQLSKHISMHNTKLGWILVGKLFEKSLDKSKATMLSTTSALSLFTSSTNAEFIEEAQAEEHFSSTVKRNECGRFVVRLPVNDKLNLLGDSRPMAERRFYNLERRFGKDEQLAKQYNIFISEYLKLNHMELATTTATGPKYYLPHHPVFKANSTTTKLRVVFDGSASTKSGISLNDILLKGPKVQSDIFHILLRFRIHQVAITADVEKMYRQVVVAPEDRDLQRILYRKSPAEKLQEYRLCTVTYGTKSASYLATRCLAEIGKCTDDPKLNRVITQDFYVDDLLSGGASEDECFQIYSSLLTLFNPAGFSLRKWCSNSVNLISQIPAACNDPTFVLKLNEDDMITALGLTWQPITDQFRFTFKHWSPPPNMTKRTLLSDINSVYDPIGLISPVLILGKIFIQQLWGMKMNWDDILPTELQSRWINFYNSLQSLHELAIPRKVVSTAESKITIHGFCDASQEAFGACIYLHSTSPNGQVQVHLLASKSRVAPMKATTIPRLELCGAVLLAELLLEVKNELNCLGIQFSTNDVLLWTDSSIVLAWLKNEVPLQSYVANRVARISDITTYTQWRHVGSKDNPADLITRGTHPSTLPSLSIWWNGPSWLLLGSDSWPCIPELPSEIPEVRPVKLVFTISQSSNSWLLEKYSSYMQLIRITALVQRFVHNCKLRKHMNQRVTGALSILDLKVSREFWIRKIQSEAYPLELKALNSSLPIHRSSCLLKLNPFIDNNGMLRVGGRLAYAPINDDSKFPIVLPPSSTFTKLLFKYEHLRLFHVGPQALLAHIQINYWPIRGRSLASRTIHQCMQCFRTNPRSITPFMAPLPRQRTTIDRPFSQCGVDFCGPIMIRSGIRRVKSEKAYISVFVCLVTRAIHLELVSSLTTDAFLATLTRFMSRRGQCKNLFSDNGTNFIGANRKLMAQFQEIAKTHKTSLFLTERSIQWHFIPPSAPHFGGLWEAAVKSSKQLLTKISLNATFTFEEATTLLCGIEGVLNSRPMTPLSNDPSDCQALTPSHFLIGGIITLPPDSDLSAVPMSRLKKFEMVQSCIQQFWKRWSREYLPQLQRRGRWIKVTRNIKVGDLCLLRQENLPPTKWALVRVQDVHPGPDGTVRVVTLRNSSGNVFKRPVVKLSLLPTEEDESEEQADSSV encoded by the coding sequence ATGTCTACTGTAATGCTTGCCACTGCTGCAGTTTATGTTCATGATGCTGATGGACAACCTGAACGGTGTAGAGCAATTTTGGATTCTGGATCTCAACTCAACTTTATTACATCTGCTTGTGCTCAACGATTACGTTTAAAGAGAACAAATGTTTCATTGGCAATATCTGGCGTTGGTACCATGTCCTCTTCCACTATACGTTTAATGCCATCCACTATATCatcattttgtcaaaattaccACTCTTCAGTTGAATTTCACTCATTGCCATCCATAACTGATAAACTTCCGTGTCAAATGTTCGGACTTGATCAATTAAACATACCTGATAATGTCAAAGATAACCTAGCTGATCCTCAACTTAATGTACCAGGCGTTGTGGACATATTGTTTGGTGCTGaggttttttatgatattttcttGGGTGAACGTCTGCAGTTGTCGAAGCACATTAGTATGCACAACACAAAGCTTGGTTGGATACTTGttggtaaattatttgagAAATCACTGGATAAGTCAAAGGCTACAATGCTATCCACAACATCTGCACTAAGTCTATTTACTTCAAGTACCAATGCTGAATTCATCGAAGAAGCTCAAGCTGAAGAGCACTTTTCATCAACTGTCAAACGTAATGAATGTGGACGTTTTGTTGTAAGGTTACCAGTCAATGATAAGCTCAATTTGCTTGGTGATTCTCGGCCAATGGCAGAAAggagattttataatttagaaagaaGATTCGGCAAAGATGAACAATTGGccaaacaatataacatattcaTTTCTGAGTACTTAAAGTTGAACCACATGGAACTGGCAACCACTACAGCAACTGGACCAAAGTATTACCTACCACATCATCCCGTATTCAAGGCCAATAGCACAACTACAAAGCTTCGGGTAGTATTTGATGGATCTGCAAGCACTAAGTCTGGCATATCACTTAATGACATTCTTTTAAAAGGACCAAAAGTACAATCTGATATATTCCATATCCTTCTGCGATTTCGCATTCACCAGGTAGCTATTACAGCGgatgttgaaaaaatgtacCGTCAAGTGGTAGTGGCACCAGAAGACAGGGACCTCCAGCGAATTCTCTATCGGAAAAGTCCTGCTGAGAAGTTACAAGAATACAGATTATGTACTGTAACGTATGGCACGAAATCAGCCTCGTATCTGGCTACTCGTTGCCTAGCTGAGATAGGAAAATGCACAGACGATCCCAAATTAAATCGAGTAATCACTCAAGACTTTTATGTTGATGATCTTCTGAGTGGCGGGGCATCTGAGGATGAATGTTTTCAAATCTACAGCTCGCTATTAACGCTTTTTAATCCAGCTGGATTTTCACTTCGTAAATGGTGCTCCAATTCAGTCAATCTTATCAGCCAAATTCCCGCAGCATGCAACGACCCAACTTTCGTATTAAAACTCAATGAAGACGACATGATTACAGCTTTAGGCCTTACGTGGCAGCCTATTACTGATCAATTTCGTTTTACATTCAAGCATTGGTCACCACCGCCAAACATGACAAAGCGTACATTGTTATCTGACATCAACTCAGTCTATGACCCTATTGGACTTATATCACCTGTACTCATCCTTGgaaaaattttcattcaaCAACTATGGGGAATGAAAATGAACTGGGACGACATTCTCCCAACTGAATTGCAATCTCGTTGGATAAATTTCTACAATTCACTTCAATCTCTGCATGAATTAGCCATACCACGTAAAGTTGTCAGTACTGCGGAATCAAAGATCACCATTCATGGATTTTGTGACGCATCACAAGAAGCATTTGGTGCATGCATTTACTTGCATTCTACCAGTCCGAACGGTCAAGTACAAGTACATCTCTTGGCTTCCAAATCTCGTGTTGCTCCAATGAAGGCTACTACCATTCCTAGACTTGAACTGTGTGGTGCAGTATTGCTGGCTGAACTGTTGCTTGAAGTAAAAAATGAACTCAATTGCTTAGGCATACAATTTAGTACAAATGATGTTCTGTTATGGACTGATTCATCAATTGTTTTGGCTTGGTTAAAAAATGAAGTTCCCTTGCAGTCATATGTAGCAAACAGAGTAGCTCGAATATCAGACATTACAACTTATACACAATGGCGCCATGTTGGTTCCAAAGATAATCCTGCTGATTTAATTACCAGAGGCACTCACCCATCTACTCTGCCATCGTTGTCAATATGGTGGAATGGCCCATCTTGGTTGCTTTTAGGTAGTGACTCATGGCCTTGTATTCCAGAGCTACCATCGGAAATTCCTGAAGTTCGTCCAGTAAAATTAGTATTCACCATATCTCAGTCGTCCAATTCTTGGTTACTGGAAAAGTATTCGAGTTACATGCAGCTTATACGCATAACAGCCTTAGTCCAAAGATTTGTACATAATTGCAAATTACGGAAACACATGAATCAACGTGTGACAGGTGCTTTGAGTATACTTGACCTCAAGGTTTCCCGAGAATTTTGGATTCGCAAAATTCAGTCTGAAGCTTATCCCTTGGAGCTAAAAGCCTTAAATTCAAGCTTACCCATTCACCGGTCCAGCTGTTTATTGAAGCTTAATCCATTCATTGATAACAATGGTATGTTACGTGTAGGGGGTCGCTTAGCTTATGCACCAATAAATGATGACTCAAAATTTCCAATTGTTTTGCCACCGTCATCCACATTcacaaaattgttattcaaatatgaACACTTACGATTATTTCATGTTGGTCCACAAGCACTGCTTGcacatattcaaataaattactgGCCCATCCGTGGACGAAGTCTTGCCAGTCGTACCATTCATCAATGTATGCAATGTTTCAGAACCAATCCAAGATCAATAACACCTTTCATGGCCCCACTACCTCGTCAACGAACCACTATCGATAGACCGTTTTCCCAATGTGGAGTGGATTTCTGCGGCCCAATAATGATTCGCAGTGGTATTCGTCGTGTGAAGAGTGAAAAGGCATATATTTCTGTGTTTGTGTGCTTGGTCACACGCGCAATTCACTTGGAGCTAGTTTCATCTTTGACTACTGATGCATTTTTAGCTACGCTAACCAGATTCATGTCTCGCCGAGGACAGTGCAAAAACCTGTTCAGTGATAACGGCACAAATTTTATTGGTGCGAATCGCAAACTCATGGCTCAATTCCAGGAAATTGCCAAGACTCATAAAACTTCATTGTTTCTTACTGAAAGATCAATTCAATGGCATTTCATTCCACCCTCAGCACCTCATTTTGGGGGTTTATGGGAAGCTGCGGTTAAGTCTTCAAAACAGCTCCTGACTAAGATTTCATTAAATGCAACATTTACATTTGAAGAAGCGACCACGTTACTGTGCGGAATAGAGGGAGTATTAAATTCTAGACCCATGACTCCGTTATCCAATGATCCATCGGACTGTCAAGCTTTAACACCCTCTCATTTCCTGATTGGTGGAATTATCACCCTACCACCTGATTCAGATCTATCTGCAGTTCCAATGTCAagacttaaaaaatttgaaatggtACAATCTTGTATTCAGCAATTTTGGAAGAGATGGTCCAGGGAATACCTTCCCCAATTGCAACGTAGAGGCCGTTGGATAAAGGTAACCCGAAATATTAAGGTGGGTGATCTATGCCTTCTACGACAAGAAAATCTTCCTCCTACAAAGTGGGCACTAGTCAGAGTTCAGGATGTTCACCCCGGTCCTGATGGTACTGTTAGAGTAGTCACATTGCGCAATTCCTCTGGCAATGTATTCAAACGTCCAGTTGTCAAGCTGTCACTGCTTCCAACCGAAGAAGATGAGAGCGAAGAGCAAGCTGAttcatctgtataa